From the Ctenopharyngodon idella isolate HZGC_01 chromosome 3, HZGC01, whole genome shotgun sequence genome, one window contains:
- the btbd17b gene encoding BTB/POZ domain-containing protein 17 — protein MVNSGGSVPAVVCLANLCVALCVGAALKPDVVLENSATTLNHSMALVQRMEALLTQGNGSDVILRVQTLNTDEVKVIQVHSLVLTLQSDVFDELLQTRNSTAMVLKETPDCAAVFDKFIRYLYCGDITVRLNQAIPLHKLASKYHVWDLQQGLTQYMTQHLSSDSPTGHVVSWYQYATQIGDVSLQNSCLQYLSWNLSSVLQSAEWSSVSEELLLSLLQRSDLVLQSELELYEALEAWINQNQPSGETAENALKAIRYAMISPQHLFHLQKKSPLMLKYYESVRDLLFLAFQFHAASPVQLAKYFDVNCSLFMPRNYLSPAWGSPWVINNPTRDDRSFSFQTQLGPSGYDASKRVTWNALFSPRWLPLSVRSAYPEQGSLQPTRTDGGRPRIIVTPATSSPDFAGVSFQKTVIVSARKQGKVVVRHVYNFHQSTEEAGDFLLEADLQRRASEYLIDSSLYLHIIVKPLYHSLIVAKK, from the exons ATGGTGAACTCTGGAGGAAGCGTTCCTGCCGTGGTCTGCCTGGCCAACCTTTGTGTTGCACTTTGTGTAGGAG CTGCATTGAAGCCAGATGTGGTGTTGGAGAACAGTGCTACCACACTGAACCATTCAATGGCGCTGGTGCAGCGCATGGAGGCCCTGCTGACCCAGGGAAACGGCAGTGACGTGATCCTACGCGTTCAGACCTTGAACACGGACGAGGTGAAGGTGATCCAGGTCCACTCGCTGGTGTTGACTCTACAGAGCGACGTGTTTGACGAGCTCCTACAGACCCGTAACTCCACTGCTATGGTCCTCAAAGAGACCCCAGACTGTGCAGCTGTCTTTGATAAGTTCATTAG GTACTTATACTGCGGTGACATCACAGTGCGTCTGAACCAGGCCATTCCTTTACACAAGCTTGCCAGCAAGTATCATGTGTGGGACCTCCAGCAGGGCCTCACCCAATACATGACCCAGCACCTGTCCAGCGATTCGCCTACGGGTCACGTAGTGAGCTGGTACCAATACGCCACGCAGATCGGGGATGTGAGCCTGCAGAACAGTTGCCTACAATACCTGTCCTGGAACCTGTCATCGGTTCTTCAGAGCGCCGAGTGGAGCTCCGTAAGCGAAGAACTGCTGCTTTCTCTCTTGCAGCGTTCAGACCTGGTTCTGCAGAGCGAACTGGAACTGTACGAAGCTCTGGAAGCCTGGATCAACCAGAACCAGCCTTCAGGTGAGACAGCCGAGAACGCACTCAAAGCAATACGTTACGCCATGATATCACCCCAACACTTGTTCCACCTGCAGAAGAAGTCACCTCTGATGTTGAAATATTACGAATCCGTACGCGATCTGCTCTTCCTGGCCTTCCAGTTCCACGCTGCCTCACCCGTCCAGCTCGCAAAGTACTTCGACGTTAACTGCAGCCTCTTCATGCCGCGTAACTACCTGTCTCCAGCATGGGGCTCCCCGTGGGTGATCAACAACCCTACTCGAGACGACCGCAGCTTCAGCTTTCAGACACAGCTCGGACCGAGTGGTTATGACGCCAGCAAACGCGTGACGTGGAACGCTCTTTTTTCTCCGCGCTGGCTTCCTCTTAGCGTGCGATCAGCTTACCCAGAGCAGGGATCCTTGCAGCCCACTCGTACCGATGGGGGGCGTCCGCGGATCATCGTCACACCTGCCACCTCAAGCCCGGACTTTGCTGGCGTCAGCTTTCAGAAGACTGTCATCGTTTCGGCCCGCAAGCAGGGGAAGGTGGTGGTCCGTCATGTCTACAACTTCCACCAGAGCACAGAGGAGGCGGGAGACTTTCTGTTGGAAGCGGACCTGCAGCGTAGAGCATCTGAGTACCTCATTGACAGCTCGCTCTACCTGCACATTATTGTGAAGCCCCTCTACCACAGCCTCATAGTTGCCAAAAAGTAA